The Paenibacillus sp. 481 DNA window CCATTGTTCTATCATTCTCCTTTCAGTTTCAAGTAAGCTGCTCGTAGTGGTGTTCCCTGTTGCAGCATTTGCATCTGTGCTAATGGAAAATCTGAAATAGGTACAAACAATTCTCTTACTTCCGGCTTTCGTTCTATTACATCTTTCAAATATTCCGGAATACCGCCTATAAACGGCGTATACTGCACAATTCGCCCATCTTCTATAGTTGGGCCGATGTAAATGAGATGCGGCTTTTCTTGTTGCACTTGCTTATTTTCTGGCTTTGCAACTTGTACCTGCGGCACTATCTTGGGCGCTTCTTGATTTGCATCAGACATGATCTCTCACCTCCTGGAATATTCGCGGCGCTTCCCATAGCGTCGTCATTTCTGCCACCCAATGTGGGTTTGGCTGGTCTTCGTATACCTTCACTTTTAGAGGGAATTTCAACCTAAGTTTCCCGCCAAGAATGCGACTTTTAAGCACTGTTTGCCTAATCCCCTCAATCAAGTTCACGACATCGATCACACCTTCTTCATCACGAGAAACCGTTCCGAAAAAGAGTTTCACTTGAACCGTTGACTCGTTTTCTTCATCGACACCTTCATCTGCTCGCACGATGATAAACGGAAAGTCACTTTCTTGTGATTTGGGTGGATTTTGCTGGTTAGGAGCTGTTTTAGGCGGCAAATCCCAAATATGAATCCTTGGCGGCACAAGTTTGTTTGCAGAATCTCTTAGTCGCACTTTTTCTGTTTCGACTTCCAAAAAATCTTTCATGAGATATGTTGCAATGGCTAATGTCACAATGGCCCTCCCTTCTAACGTAGCAGCCTATTTACTTCGTGAGTAAACCGCTGCGCCATCCTTCGTTCTGCTTCGCTTTCGACATGGTTCACAACTTCTTGATTCCCCATCATGCCTGGGACGGACGGGCCATATAGCTCCTGAATAGGGAGCCGGCGCTTACCAAGTCGCCTGAACGCTCCAATATGTCCATTTCGCATTTCCCCAACGAATGCGCCCGCTACGGGTTTGAGCCCAGTACGTTTAACAGCAGCCTTTAATACTTTCGGCTGCCGTTTCGGTACTTTACTTGGGGTTGTCTTAAAACGCTTTAGCGGTATGTTCTCGGACCTCGACGACATCCTAGCTTTTAAGGCACTAGCATCGGTCGTGGTGATCCTAATGGTCGATTTTACTTCCGACGATTTGATATGGTAGCCCGCAGTCAGCTTACGTGTTGCCTCGGTTCCGACACCATGTATGGTGCGGTTCAGTGATGATGCGAGCGCCTTTGCTGCTCCATCTTTTAACTTACGGACCTGCTGTAAGACCTTTTTGGGCTCTAATGTGCTCATGATGTATTTGCATCCAGCGTGATAGCTAGCAAGCCGTCCTCATCCTCAGCAGAAACAACGATGTAGTATTTACCGTCAAGTCGGACTTCTTCTCCGTCTTCTGGTTTATACCCCAGTTCAATTGGATCGGCATAAACAACTTTTTTAGACAAAGACACCCCAAACGTATGCGACGTGTGCGCATATGACATGGGGTGTTCTTTCAACATATTGTGATCCATTATTAAGCTGATTTGACGATCGTTCCATTGATGGGGAGTAGCAAACTCATCTGTATCCATAAATGTACCGACATCGCTTGCGAATGTGTCCCTCAGCTTCATTCTTCGGTCACTGGAGCAACATATTCTCCTACACCTTCATCAACTGGTAATTCGGAATTCCCTTCAACATTTTCACTTCCAACGAGCGGTTGACTTGCAGCAATAACCTCAATCTCCTCCTTACTAAGCGCCACAGCAAAACCCTCGGACACCAATCGCTTTGCTTCTTTGGCAGGAAGTCCTTCTATAACTGAGCCAATTTCATACACCGTGCCGCTGTAACTGATCGACCATATAGCTCTGATTGTCATCTTCTCTCACTCCCTATGCAACTTTAACTACATACCATGCATCGATATTTTCTGGGATTGGAATTGGTCGGCTCAGAAGAGTGATCTCCTCGATGCTATCATTCTCATTTACAATTCGACGCGCAACGCGTTCTGCAACGTGTGTAACCCATTGTTTGGATTTCGGATCGATAAATGTGATCGCACCATGATTAAAATATGAACTTGTCTCACTGGAACCCATGAGATAGTGAAAATCAGGTACCATCGGTTTTTCCTCTTCCGTAAACGGATCAACATACCACTCATTGTAAACGTAAATTTCCAAGCCTAATTCCGTTATTTTACCGACATAATCGACGGCCGCGCTAATGGGACGAGGAATTATCTCACCCCGAATGATTCGACGACTTTCCATAGCTTTTATGACATTCGGGTTAGTAATAAACAACTCATATGTTTTCTCACTGAATACGACGATATTTGGAACAATGCTGCTTTTTTGGCGAATCGTTGCTTTGCGACGACGCAATTCTGCGAGGGGATCGCTTTTTGGATCGCTCCACATGTCTGTACCAGCCAATACCTGCTTATTCACAAATTCATAATCAAATTCTTCATCAATATCATCGTCTTTCATGCGAATTTTTCCACTGAATAGCAACTCAGAACTCATCTGTTCCTTTCTTCTGCTGACTTGCGTATCAAGGTCATCAATATCCTTTGCTACTATTTTAGCCGCACGTTCTTCTTCCGTTTGACCTGAGTAAATAAGTTCCCCAGGGAGACGCTTTTGAATTACGTCCCCATCAATCACTCTCTTCGGATTAATAAGCACTGGCGTAAATGTCTTCGTAACATACCCGTCGCGCTTAACTTCTTTCCCCTTTAAATTGCGAGGGGATGAATAACGAGCAAGGCGACGCTTACCTTTTACAAAATCAATGTCTACGCGAGATGTTACGCTGGTTTCACTCCCAGAAAAAAATGTGTTTTTCAAGAAACTAAATGCAGGTGGCAACGATTCGATTACTCGTTGAAGCGTCCGCGGATCGTACAAATCAATTGGTGGCATGTGTTATTCCTCCTTATTTACCTACTCGTTTAATAAAAATACCAATGTTTCTGAGCGCCTGCTTGTGCTTATCAGCGGTGTCTGTGCCGCCAAATAACAACTCATCGCGGTTAAATTCACCCGTCAAGTAAATCAAAGCAACCTTATCTGCAAGCGTTGCATCCACATCATCTGCTAGAATAGCGACTGCCGTCTGTGAACCATCTGTTTTAATCGAATCAACTAGCGTCGCTTTATTCTCCAACGTGATGATTCCTAACACAGATCCTCTTTTGTATGCACGTCCCATTTTCAATGTGATTCCGTCTTCTACAATTGGATATTCGCCTACCACTAACTGCTTATATTGCAACTCATTCTTTTGAATCATTGCGTAACACCTCGATTCTTATTGATTAAACCTACGATCAAATTCGCGGCTGCGTCTACTTTGCCGCCACTATTTTGAAAACCAAAATCAGAAGTAACATGAGCGGCGCCAGAATTGTTCGAATCATCAAGCAAGCTAGCAACGATTCCACCGCGGCGGCTTGCGTCGGCTTTCAAAATATCAATAGCCGCCTGTGCTGCAGTCGCGAACGATTCATATTTTGCCTTGTTCACAACCGCTGTGGCCCCCGGTGTGTTTGCCAATTGGTCCAAAGCTTTCAAACGAGTTCGTTCCTGCTCAATCCCTTGATTGGTAGCTGCAGCATAAATACTTGGATGAAGTGCCGCAAATTTTTCAAGCGTCATTTCATCGTTTTGCGGCGGCTGCGATTTACTTCCGTTTTGATTTGGTTGTGGCATCGCAAGGACACTCGCAACTGTACTTAATGCTGATTGAGTTGTTGCTTTGTTCTCATGTGG harbors:
- a CDS encoding phage tail protein — encoded protein: MSTLEPKKVLQQVRKLKDGAAKALASSLNRTIHGVGTEATRKLTAGYHIKSSEVKSTIRITTTDASALKARMSSRSENIPLKRFKTTPSKVPKRQPKVLKAAVKRTGLKPVAGAFVGEMRNGHIGAFRRLGKRRLPIQELYGPSVPGMMGNQEVVNHVESEAERRMAQRFTHEVNRLLR
- a CDS encoding major capsid protein, which codes for MPPIDLYDPRTLQRVIESLPPAFSFLKNTFFSGSETSVTSRVDIDFVKGKRRLARYSSPRNLKGKEVKRDGYVTKTFTPVLINPKRVIDGDVIQKRLPGELIYSGQTEEERAAKIVAKDIDDLDTQVSRRKEQMSSELLFSGKIRMKDDDIDEEFDYEFVNKQVLAGTDMWSDPKSDPLAELRRRKATIRQKSSIVPNIVVFSEKTYELFITNPNVIKAMESRRIIRGEIIPRPISAAVDYVGKITELGLEIYVYNEWYVDPFTEEEKPMVPDFHYLMGSSETSSYFNHGAITFIDPKSKQWVTHVAERVARRIVNENDSIEEITLLSRPIPIPENIDAWYVVKVA
- a CDS encoding head decoration protein is translated as MIQKNELQYKQLVVGEYPIVEDGITLKMGRAYKRGSVLGIITLENKATLVDSIKTDGSQTAVAILADDVDATLADKVALIYLTGEFNRDELLFGGTDTADKHKQALRNIGIFIKRVGK